A window of Clostridium sp. Marseille-P299 contains these coding sequences:
- a CDS encoding ABC transporter permease: MIKYLGKRFARSIVTLFIIIIIVFSLLRLMPIEGYFQNFDKLTEAQIQAGLDNMGLNKPLIVQLFDFFKNLLKGDLGISRTYRANVPIVDIISDKVPISMKFGIASIGISMLVGIPMGLFMAKSKGKFFDKLGTGFIVFIQAVPAAVYFLFIQVYGTEWLNLKLLFKANDPSTWILPLFSLAIGNIAYYAMWLRRYMVDESNKDYVKLAKAKGLSSSRIMSSHVFRNAFVPMVQYIPTSILNTMIGSIYVESLYSIPGMGGLLVNVVQKQDNMMVQALVILFASVGILGLMLGDVLMCIIDPRISLTKKGGAR; this comes from the coding sequence ATGATAAAATACCTTGGAAAACGTTTTGCAAGATCCATCGTCACATTGTTTATTATAATAATTATCGTATTTTCTTTATTGCGGTTAATGCCAATTGAGGGATATTTTCAAAATTTTGATAAATTAACAGAGGCACAAATCCAAGCAGGGCTTGACAATATGGGGTTAAATAAGCCATTGATTGTACAGTTATTTGATTTTTTTAAGAATCTATTAAAAGGAGACTTAGGGATTTCGAGAACATATCGTGCCAATGTTCCTATTGTAGATATTATTTCAGATAAAGTTCCTATTTCTATGAAATTTGGTATAGCATCCATTGGTATTTCGATGTTAGTTGGTATTCCAATGGGATTATTCATGGCAAAATCAAAAGGAAAATTTTTTGATAAGCTAGGAACAGGATTTATTGTATTTATTCAAGCCGTACCAGCTGCTGTTTATTTTTTATTTATTCAAGTATATGGAACAGAATGGCTTAATTTAAAGTTGCTTTTTAAAGCAAATGATCCGTCGACTTGGATTTTACCACTTTTTTCATTAGCAATTGGAAATATTGCTTATTATGCAATGTGGTTACGAAGATATATGGTGGATGAAAGCAATAAAGATTATGTAAAGCTTGCGAAGGCAAAAGGGCTTTCAAGTAGTCGTATAATGTCAAGCCATGTTTTTCGTAATGCCTTTGTCCCAATGGTACAATACATACCAACCTCGATTTTAAATACTATGATTGGATCTATTTACGTGGAGTCTTTATATAGTATACCAGGAATGGGTGGCCTACTAGTTAATGTTGTTCAAAAACAAGATAATATGATGGTTCAGGCACTTGTTATATTGTTTGCCTCTGTAGGAATTCTTGGACTAATGTTAGGAGATGTGCTTATGTGCATTATTGATCCTAGAATTAGTCTAACGAAAAAAGGAGGTGCACGTTAA
- a CDS encoding peptide ABC transporter substrate-binding protein, whose translation MRKKLITLMLCLTMVVSLLSACGKKDKGTNGGGNAAGSGEDVVYSVLYASEVTTLNYLVSGNQHDQSIAANVIDTLVEYDKYGNLQPSLAESWEASEDGLTYTFKLRQGQKWYDNTGAEIADVTAQDFVDAMKYILTSEYESSTVQQLFGVVKNAEEYYNGTMSADNPETEAVEGVPIDFSEVGIKAIDANTLEYTLVQPTPYFLSSLSYVCYMPAYGPKLEELGASFGAATDASTILYNGSFILSEFWPQEKRVLKKNSNNWDANNIYIDMIEQTYNSEAGTLSPTMVLRDEVDYADITSDIIDEWLNDPEKSKLVSKGRMDVDYSYFYSFNFDPQFDAIYEPENWKLAVNNENFRQAIMAALDRKKLVSITEPNSPESLLINTITPKTFVNLNGKDYTEFGNLSNLWGRDSYNETAALEYKTKAMEELKAAGATFPIKILVSYNPSTGDWDNECVVLEQQMEGILGTDFIDIIVEAGPSQSFLSEVRRSGKYALMKCNWGADFADPVTWAEPFSEGNNYNFMDKAIKDKTASADVITEYYKLVEDARSYTVDLEARYEAFAKAEEFLINHALVIPYSVGSLEYRVTKLNVFEAPFASFGVSILRYKGQKLYDKAISMEEFEANYVAWENESKASLNGK comes from the coding sequence ATGAGGAAAAAGTTAATTACGTTAATGCTATGTCTTACTATGGTAGTATCATTGTTAAGTGCGTGCGGGAAGAAAGATAAGGGAACAAACGGTGGCGGGAATGCTGCAGGAAGTGGAGAAGACGTTGTATATTCAGTACTATATGCGTCTGAAGTTACTACTTTAAATTATTTAGTATCGGGTAATCAGCATGATCAGAGTATTGCAGCGAATGTCATTGATACTCTAGTTGAGTATGACAAATATGGTAATCTTCAACCATCCCTAGCAGAAAGTTGGGAGGCATCAGAGGATGGACTTACATACACATTTAAACTTCGCCAAGGCCAAAAATGGTACGATAACACTGGTGCAGAGATTGCAGATGTTACAGCACAGGATTTTGTAGATGCAATGAAATATATTTTAACTTCTGAATATGAAAGTAGCACGGTTCAACAATTATTTGGGGTAGTTAAAAATGCTGAAGAATATTATAACGGAACAATGTCAGCAGATAATCCTGAAACAGAGGCAGTAGAAGGTGTTCCGATTGATTTTTCAGAAGTTGGTATAAAGGCAATTGATGCAAATACTCTTGAATATACTTTAGTTCAACCAACTCCATACTTTTTATCATCATTATCCTATGTATGCTATATGCCAGCATATGGACCAAAATTAGAGGAACTTGGAGCAAGTTTTGGCGCTGCAACCGATGCATCCACAATACTTTATAATGGTTCATTTATTTTAAGTGAATTCTGGCCACAAGAAAAGAGAGTATTAAAAAAGAATTCAAATAACTGGGATGCCAATAATATTTATATCGATATGATAGAGCAGACTTATAATTCTGAAGCTGGTACATTATCACCTACGATGGTACTACGTGATGAAGTTGATTATGCAGATATTACATCAGATATTATAGATGAATGGTTAAATGATCCTGAAAAATCAAAACTTGTAAGTAAAGGACGTATGGATGTAGATTACTCCTATTTTTATAGCTTTAATTTTGATCCACAATTTGATGCGATTTATGAACCAGAAAATTGGAAATTAGCAGTAAATAATGAGAATTTCCGTCAAGCAATTATGGCAGCCCTTGACCGTAAAAAGCTTGTTAGCATTACGGAACCAAATTCGCCGGAATCCTTACTAATTAATACAATTACTCCAAAAACATTTGTTAATTTGAATGGGAAAGATTACACAGAATTCGGAAATCTTTCTAATTTGTGGGGAAGAGACAGTTATAATGAAACGGCTGCTTTAGAATATAAAACAAAAGCAATGGAAGAACTTAAGGCGGCAGGTGCAACTTTCCCAATTAAAATATTAGTAAGTTACAATCCAAGCACTGGTGATTGGGATAATGAATGTGTCGTGTTAGAGCAACAGATGGAAGGAATTCTTGGAACTGATTTTATTGACATTATTGTTGAAGCTGGACCTTCCCAAAGCTTCTTATCAGAAGTACGTCGTTCTGGAAAATATGCTCTAATGAAATGTAACTGGGGTGCAGATTTTGCGGATCCGGTTACTTGGGCAGAGCCATTTTCCGAAGGTAATAACTATAACTTTATGGATAAAGCAATCAAGGATAAGACAGCATCTGCAGATGTAATTACTGAATACTATAAATTAGTAGAGGATGCTAGATCTTATACAGTAGATTTAGAGGCAAGATATGAGGCGTTTGCAAAAGCAGAGGAATTTTTAATTAATCATGCTTTAGTAATACCTTATAGTGTTGGTTCCCTTGAATACCGAGTAACAAAATTAAATGTATTTGAAGCACCATTTGCATCCTTTGGCGTTTCAATTCTAAGATACAAAGGACAAAAGCTTTATGATAAAGCAATTAGTATGGAAGAATTTGAAGCCAATTACGTAGCATGGGAGAATGAAAGTAAGGCATCATTAAATGGAAAATAA
- a CDS encoding glycoside hydrolase family 25 protein, which translates to MEEYKNNALEPNQDNQSFESDDIESMASMHEDNTILNNRKKAEYEEAKEYIGIIMRELEETKGKLASLTVDSKRKKFNAWKGIAIFELICLLSAGTVLSVRYIQENHKSKQAINQGDIITTNAEISSKETTYRYIEDLDSKIKGTHLNYVNPFEITVETLFGYEYLCLTNGNVKVYYRNEFTNDSYDDRFRVLLDNGTKLAEFDWDYDLNGDIKNLYPVMGNFSGDESKQLAFLTYESAEAQMPSKISMVDVESLMEYNPLDIEEALASLFQLSYTEEASNNTRIARMDMNINSASYSYEIKNEHYVDAVYSEQNIVHFNDYFTLDILENKISFKAPVYISNQDFLGELAGNVALKDNMVTIDGLTYGAYVEADQEDPGKSGIITPRDSILDDRLVILGKDNKRYIIPKFEGVALNTTDWDNLIEENGYKVYYENGVKESIMGIDVSKYQGKIDWNQVKEAGVEYVIIRLGFRGMNEGTLELDPMYLEYIEGATKASIPVGIYFFSQAITVEEAKEEAKMVLDNIKDYEITYPIVFDTEYVNFYNARANNITRQERTDISIAFCEEIKAAGYKPMIYSNTKGMIMHIDLTRLEAYDKWFAYYGNKIAFPYNFQMLQYSDTGKVPGIEGNVDLNISFIDYTVE; encoded by the coding sequence ATGGAAGAGTATAAGAACAATGCTTTAGAACCAAACCAGGATAATCAATCTTTTGAGAGTGATGATATAGAGAGTATGGCTAGTATGCATGAAGATAATACGATATTGAATAATAGAAAAAAAGCGGAATATGAAGAAGCAAAAGAATATATTGGTATCATCATGCGCGAGTTAGAAGAAACAAAAGGGAAACTAGCTTCTTTAACCGTTGATTCTAAAAGGAAAAAGTTTAATGCGTGGAAAGGTATTGCTATATTTGAATTAATATGCTTATTAAGTGCAGGAACTGTGCTAAGTGTTCGTTACATACAAGAAAATCATAAGAGTAAACAAGCGATCAACCAAGGTGATATCATAACTACAAATGCAGAGATATCAAGCAAGGAAACTACATATCGATACATAGAAGACTTAGATAGTAAGATAAAAGGTACTCATTTAAATTATGTAAATCCATTTGAAATTACTGTAGAAACTCTATTCGGATATGAATATTTATGTTTAACCAATGGAAATGTTAAAGTCTATTATAGAAACGAGTTTACGAATGATAGTTATGACGATCGATTCCGCGTACTTCTTGATAATGGTACAAAATTAGCTGAATTCGATTGGGATTATGATTTGAATGGAGATATAAAAAATCTTTATCCTGTGATGGGGAATTTTTCAGGGGATGAATCGAAGCAATTGGCGTTTTTAACTTATGAATCTGCCGAAGCACAGATGCCTTCTAAGATTTCAATGGTGGATGTCGAAAGCTTGATGGAATATAACCCATTGGATATTGAGGAGGCTTTAGCTTCATTATTTCAACTATCGTATACCGAGGAAGCTTCTAATAATACGAGAATTGCTAGAATGGATATGAATATAAATTCAGCTTCTTATTCTTATGAAATAAAGAATGAGCATTATGTCGATGCTGTTTATAGTGAGCAAAATATTGTACATTTTAATGATTATTTTACATTAGATATCTTAGAGAATAAAATATCTTTCAAAGCTCCAGTCTACATATCAAATCAAGATTTTTTGGGTGAGTTAGCGGGTAATGTAGCATTGAAGGATAATATGGTTACGATAGATGGATTAACCTATGGTGCATATGTAGAGGCGGATCAAGAGGACCCAGGTAAAAGTGGAATAATTACACCAAGAGATTCTATTTTAGATGATCGTCTAGTTATTCTAGGTAAAGATAATAAGCGCTATATCATTCCAAAATTCGAAGGTGTAGCGTTAAATACAACGGATTGGGATAATCTCATTGAAGAAAATGGGTATAAAGTTTATTATGAGAACGGTGTAAAAGAGTCCATAATGGGAATTGACGTTTCTAAGTATCAAGGTAAAATTGACTGGAATCAAGTAAAGGAAGCTGGGGTTGAATATGTTATTATAAGACTTGGTTTTCGAGGTATGAATGAGGGAACATTAGAACTTGATCCAATGTATTTAGAATACATAGAAGGAGCAACAAAAGCTTCAATTCCGGTTGGTATTTATTTCTTTTCACAGGCAATTACTGTTGAAGAAGCAAAAGAAGAAGCAAAGATGGTATTAGACAATATTAAAGATTATGAAATTACCTATCCTATTGTATTTGATACAGAATATGTCAACTTCTATAATGCAAGAGCGAATAATATAACAAGACAAGAACGAACTGACATAAGTATAGCATTTTGTGAGGAAATCAAGGCAGCTGGTTATAAGCCAATGATCTATTCCAATACAAAAGGAATGATAATGCACATAGATCTAACAAGATTAGAAGCATATGATAAATGGTTTGCCTACTATGGAAACAAGATTGCATTCCCATATAATTTTCAAATGTTACAATATTCAGATACGGGAAAAGTTCCAGGAATCGAAGGTAATGTTGATTTAAACATAAGTTTTATTGATTATACGGTAGAATAG
- a CDS encoding ABC transporter permease gives MTLRDKKTKMMTESFEQKKKGTLSESELFSFAEYDSSAAERGGYSNYSYWRSTLQAFLKNHMAVALLIVIIGILLFTFIQPFLPGQIPPNLVNNDETGKIISNQKPNSQFWFGTNSIGQDLWSRIWSGTRTSLLIGFLVASIEAVIGITIGVLWGYVRKLDFILTEIYNVLDNIPNTIVLILFSYIMRPSIHSLVIAMSITGWIAMARFIRNQILIIRDRDYNLASRCLGTPTRRIIIKNLLPYLVSVIMLRMALAIPAAIGSEVFISYIGLGLPINIPSLGNLISGSRKILMEAGLRYQLVFPTIVMSIVTISFYIIGNAFADAADPKNHV, from the coding sequence ATGACTCTAAGAGATAAGAAGACAAAGATGATGACTGAAAGTTTTGAGCAAAAGAAAAAAGGTACCTTGTCTGAAAGTGAATTATTCTCATTTGCAGAATATGATAGTAGTGCTGCAGAGCGTGGGGGATATTCGAATTATTCCTATTGGAGGAGTACACTTCAAGCTTTTTTGAAGAACCATATGGCAGTCGCATTATTAATTGTTATTATAGGTATTTTATTGTTTACATTTATTCAACCATTTCTACCAGGCCAAATACCACCGAATTTAGTAAACAACGATGAAACAGGAAAAATAATAAGTAATCAAAAGCCAAATTCACAGTTTTGGTTTGGAACGAATTCAATTGGCCAGGATTTATGGAGCCGTATATGGTCAGGAACCAGGACATCTTTATTGATCGGATTTTTAGTGGCTAGCATTGAAGCCGTGATTGGTATAACCATTGGTGTACTGTGGGGCTATGTTAGAAAGTTAGATTTTATTTTAACGGAAATTTATAATGTACTTGATAACATACCAAATACAATTGTATTAATTTTATTTTCATACATAATGAGACCAAGCATACATTCTTTAGTTATTGCTATGTCAATTACAGGATGGATTGCAATGGCGAGATTTATTAGAAATCAAATCTTAATCATTAGAGATAGAGACTATAATTTAGCATCAAGATGTCTTGGTACGCCAACGAGAAGGATTATAATTAAAAATTTACTACCTTATCTTGTTTCTGTTATTATGCTAAGAATGGCTTTAGCGATTCCAGCAGCAATTGGAAGTGAAGTATTTATATCCTATATCGGTCTTGGTTTACCTATTAATATTCCGAGTCTTGGAAATCTAATCAGTGGAAGTCGTAAGATACTAATGGAAGCAGGATTGCGTTATCAATTGGTATTTCCAACAATCGTTATGTCAATTGTAACAATATCATTTTATATAATTGGAAATGCATTTGCAGATGCAGCAGATCCAAAGAACCATGTGTAA
- a CDS encoding dipeptide epimerase — protein MIIKDIEIGEVSIPLVRPFKTALRHVNNVEDIIMKITTEDGSVGYGEAPPTAVITGDTKGSIITAIRDFIKPSLVGMNLCGLDEIFHKLDTCILKNTSAKAAVDMALYDLYAKSLNRPLYQILGGNKNTIETDITISVNEIPEMVSDSLEAVGQGFKILKVKVGKEGFKDVERIKEIRNAVGKDIVIRVDANQGWDAKQSVRIIRAMEDLNLNIELVEQPVPAHDFAGMQYVTSNVYTPILADESVFSAEDAIHIIQGRAADFINIKLMKTGGIHNALKICDIAEIYGVKCMIGCMLESKVSVSAAAHLAAAKGIITMADLDGPSLCKVDPYEGGPRFHKNLITMNETAGVGILNVPCF, from the coding sequence ATGATAATAAAAGATATAGAAATAGGTGAGGTATCCATTCCTCTTGTAAGACCGTTTAAGACTGCACTGCGCCACGTTAATAATGTAGAGGACATCATTATGAAGATAACAACAGAAGATGGTAGTGTTGGGTATGGCGAAGCACCACCTACAGCGGTTATAACTGGTGATACAAAAGGTTCGATTATTACCGCAATTCGTGATTTTATAAAACCTTCTCTTGTTGGAATGAATCTATGCGGTTTGGATGAAATTTTCCATAAGTTAGACACCTGTATTTTAAAGAATACATCAGCAAAAGCAGCAGTAGATATGGCATTGTATGATTTATACGCAAAAAGTTTGAATCGTCCCCTATATCAGATTCTAGGTGGAAATAAAAACACCATAGAGACAGATATTACAATTAGTGTGAATGAAATACCGGAAATGGTATCTGACAGTCTAGAAGCAGTGGGGCAAGGTTTTAAAATATTAAAAGTAAAGGTCGGTAAGGAAGGATTTAAGGACGTAGAACGTATTAAAGAGATAAGAAATGCAGTTGGAAAAGACATAGTAATTAGAGTAGATGCAAATCAAGGATGGGATGCAAAACAATCAGTTCGAATTATTCGTGCCATGGAGGATTTAAATCTTAATATTGAATTGGTAGAGCAACCCGTACCAGCTCATGACTTTGCTGGCATGCAATATGTAACGAGTAATGTATATACACCTATTCTTGCGGACGAAAGTGTTTTTTCTGCAGAAGATGCAATACATATTATACAAGGTAGGGCAGCAGATTTCATCAATATAAAATTGATGAAAACAGGTGGTATTCATAATGCTCTTAAAATATGCGATATAGCGGAAATATACGGTGTTAAATGTATGATTGGCTGTATGTTAGAAAGTAAAGTCTCTGTCAGTGCAGCAGCGCATTTAGCAGCTGCAAAAGGCATAATTACTATGGCAGATTTAGATGGACCATCCCTTTGTAAGGTGGATCCATATGAGGGGGGACCAAGATTTCATAAGAATTTGATAACAATGAATGAAACAGCAGGAGTTGGAATCTTAAATGTACCTTGCTTTTAA
- a CDS encoding LPXTG cell wall anchor domain-containing protein, protein MKHMKRLFARILVLLIIFSSISTAIQTKAMELNQDGLYIKDLDEVMIKIDASQMLQNTFYNIYVSFDGNMSGEAPRGDNGFNFNPVDSDKNGKNDSYGDVNKHVSTDLKISNLKNRTCRIWVTSSNDKKIDVSYDQEKNKITISKYYETELYTDSQFVYSDGKTTLGSAGNFAVFSYEYKPTVDMEGNVGTKVLYSRANVGNSHNAHGSNLSYVEEIRDYGGFTERFRSADPLILGNQYKILKDDQWYSVDTDETSQTYNQMIKVGTKENITGIYNIERSSYTINFDEAFSQLQNLATHLSNLPDTEGTTYDNGNIICVPGANIISIPASELKNKAINISCVSGSAINYSLIINVTDYDGSNLNQDITIDGIRKDQWNPVAGKLLWNFGSYDGTVLFGETNMGVIFAPYAFVDIKTTHNGSVIGYKVENSSGEIHKNDYTGDIPSIEVTPTPTPEPSVTPAPEPSVTPTPSPSVTPTPEPSVTPTPEPSVTPTPEPSVTPTPEPSVTPTPEPSATPTPEPSVTPTPSPSVTPTPEPSVTPTPSPSVTPTPEPSVTPTPEPSVTPTPEPSVTPTPEPSVTPTPEPSVTPTPEPSVTPTPEPSVTPTPEPSVTPIPEPSVTPTPEPSVTPTPEPSVTPTPEPSVTPTPEPSVTPTPEPSVTPTPEPSVTPTPEPSVTPTPEPSVTPTPDPSVTPTPEPSVTPTPEPSVTPTPEPSVTPTPEPSVTPTPEPSVTPTPDPGVTPTPDPGVTPTPEPSVTPTPEPSVTPTPDPGVTPTPPTDIDDSSDNEDEFMDIEEDTMVPEGTPDIGDGSSTDDEAPSDDNDSSDEVINIEDDDIPEGLPQTGLSNGTGLYISGILLMSAGYVLIKKRK, encoded by the coding sequence ATGAAACACATGAAGCGTCTGTTCGCTAGGATATTGGTATTATTAATTATTTTCTCGTCTATCTCAACTGCTATTCAAACGAAAGCCATGGAACTGAATCAAGATGGATTATATATCAAAGATCTTGATGAAGTTATGATTAAAATTGATGCAAGCCAGATGTTACAGAACACATTCTATAATATTTATGTAAGTTTTGATGGTAATATGTCTGGTGAAGCTCCAAGGGGTGATAATGGTTTTAATTTTAACCCTGTAGATTCGGATAAAAATGGTAAGAACGATTCTTATGGTGACGTTAATAAGCATGTGTCCACAGATTTAAAAATATCCAACTTAAAAAACAGAACATGCCGTATTTGGGTTACATCAAGTAATGATAAAAAGATTGATGTAAGTTATGATCAGGAAAAAAATAAAATTACCATTTCTAAATACTATGAAACAGAATTATATACCGATAGTCAGTTTGTATATAGTGATGGGAAAACTACTTTGGGAAGTGCTGGTAATTTTGCAGTATTTTCTTATGAATATAAACCTACCGTTGACATGGAAGGTAATGTTGGAACGAAAGTACTGTATTCGAGAGCAAATGTTGGAAATTCACATAATGCTCATGGAAGTAATCTAAGTTATGTTGAAGAAATTAGGGATTATGGTGGTTTTACAGAGAGATTTCGTTCAGCAGATCCATTAATACTTGGAAATCAATATAAAATACTCAAGGATGACCAATGGTATAGTGTGGATACGGATGAAACGAGTCAAACTTATAATCAAATGATTAAAGTTGGTACGAAAGAGAATATAACAGGAATTTATAATATAGAACGTTCTTCTTATACGATTAATTTTGATGAAGCGTTCTCACAGTTACAAAATTTAGCAACACATCTTTCTAATTTACCAGATACAGAAGGAACTACATATGACAATGGAAATATTATATGTGTTCCAGGTGCAAATATCATTTCGATTCCTGCATCGGAACTAAAAAACAAAGCAATAAATATTTCATGTGTATCGGGTTCCGCAATTAATTATTCATTAATTATTAATGTTACAGATTATGATGGTAGCAATCTTAATCAAGATATTACAATAGATGGTATAAGGAAGGATCAATGGAATCCAGTTGCTGGAAAATTATTATGGAACTTTGGTTCATATGATGGAACAGTTTTATTTGGAGAAACAAATATGGGCGTTATTTTTGCTCCATATGCGTTTGTAGATATTAAAACTACACATAATGGTTCAGTTATAGGATACAAAGTAGAAAATAGCTCAGGTGAAATTCATAAGAATGATTATACTGGTGACATACCATCCATAGAGGTAACGCCAACACCAACACCAGAGCCAAGTGTAACACCAGCGCCAGAGCCAAGTGTGACACCGACGCCTAGCCCAAGTGTGACACCAACACCGGAACCAAGTGTAACACCAACACCAGAGCCAAGTGTAACACCGACACCGGAACCAAGTGTGACACCAACGCCAGAGCCAAGTGTAACACCAACGCCAGAGCCAAGTGCAACACCAACACCGGAACCAAGTGTAACACCAACGCCTAGCCCAAGTGTAACACCGACACCGGAACCAAGTGTAACACCAACGCCTAGCCCAAGTGTGACACCAACACCAGAGCCAAGTGTGACACCGACGCCAGAGCCAAGTGTAACACCAACACCGGAACCAAGTGTAACACCAACACCGGAACCAAGTGTGACACCAACGCCAGAGCCAAGTGTAACACCAACACCAGAGCCAAGTGTAACACCGACACCGGAACCAAGTGTGACACCAACGCCAGAGCCAAGTGTAACACCAATACCGGAACCAAGTGTAACACCAACACCGGAACCAAGTGTAACACCAACACCGGAACCAAGTGTAACACCGACACCGGAACCAAGTGTGACACCAACGCCAGAGCCAAGTGTAACACCAACACCAGAGCCAAGTGTAACACCAACGCCAGAGCCAAGTGTAACACCGACACCAGAACCAAGTGTAACACCAACACCAGAGCCAAGTGTAACACCAACGCCAGATCCAAGTGTAACACCAACACCGGAACCAAGTGTAACACCGACACCGGAACCAAGTGTAACACCGACGCCAGAACCAAGTGTAACACCAACACCGGAACCAAGTGTAACACCAACACCGGAACCAAGTGTAACACCAACGCCAGATCCAGGTGTAACACCAACGCCAGATCCAGGTGTAACACCAACACCGGAACCAAGTGTAACACCAACACCGGAACCAAGTGTAACACCAACGCCAGATCCAGGTGTAACACCAACACCACCTACAGATATAGATGATTCATCAGATAACGAGGATGAATTTATGGATATCGAAGAAGATACAATGGTGCCAGAAGGAACTCCTGATATAGGTGATGGAAGTTCGACAGATGACGAAGCTCCTTCAGATGATAATGATTCGTCAGATGAAGTAATTAATATAGAAGATGATGATATTCCGGAAGGATTACCACAGACAGGATTAAGTAATGGTACTGGTTTATATATTAGTGGAATACTTCTAATGTCAGCAGGTTATGTTTTAATTAAAAAGCGTAAATAA
- a CDS encoding serine hydrolase has protein sequence MKDIILDKLKLVEGKVGFYYKNLITGEIITYQHEEAFEAASVIKIPILIEVYRKIMDGSLHENQIFQVKEDDKLPSCGALTYMHTGLEVTLKDLCTLMIILSDNTATNMLIKLVGMDQINETMRGLGLKKTKVNRLLFDSKQSALGIQNYITSGEIGILLEKMYDGSLISKEASKEMISILMNQRLNGKIPFYITDGTKVAHKTGEDSGITHDVGIVFTKEPFIVCFCSNNVEVPYFERVIQEISRDLIYRTI, from the coding sequence ATGAAAGATATTATTTTAGATAAATTAAAATTGGTAGAAGGCAAGGTGGGTTTTTATTATAAAAATCTTATTACAGGAGAAATTATTACGTATCAACACGAGGAAGCCTTTGAAGCAGCTAGTGTAATTAAAATTCCCATTTTAATCGAGGTTTATCGAAAAATTATGGATGGTAGTCTCCATGAAAATCAAATATTTCAGGTGAAGGAGGATGACAAACTTCCATCCTGTGGTGCGCTTACTTATATGCATACGGGGCTAGAAGTTACATTAAAAGATTTATGTACTTTAATGATTATTTTAAGTGATAATACTGCAACTAATATGTTGATAAAACTTGTAGGTATGGATCAGATCAATGAGACCATGCGTGGGCTTGGATTGAAAAAAACAAAAGTAAATCGTTTATTATTTGATTCAAAACAATCAGCACTTGGCATTCAAAACTATATAACATCTGGTGAGATTGGAATACTTCTTGAAAAAATGTATGATGGAAGTTTAATTTCTAAGGAAGCATCAAAAGAGATGATTTCAATATTAATGAATCAAAGACTGAATGGGAAGATACCTTTTTACATAACAGACGGAACGAAGGTTGCGCATAAAACAGGTGAAGATAGCGGAATTACTCATGATGTTGGGATTGTATTTACAAAAGAACCATTTATTGTTTGCTTTTGTTCCAACAACGTTGAAGTACCATACTTTGAACGAGTAATCCAAGAAATCTCAAGGGACTTAATTTATAGAACAATTTGA